One Rosa chinensis cultivar Old Blush chromosome 5, RchiOBHm-V2, whole genome shotgun sequence genomic region harbors:
- the LOC112168061 gene encoding interactor of constitutive active ROPs 3 — MQTPKARNGASEVPQRVSPTQRVTPPPRVSPTQKVSPTQKDSPRVVRRQLKPTALETDPASTSSQARRLSKDRSPKVNERRSPRSPLPEKKGSSRVSELESQISQLQEDLKKANNELQSSESCKKQAQQDAEESKKQLLALSSKLEESQQIPDLCISEEARVIKLQKISQEREQAWQSELEAVQKQHSVDAVALASAIDEIERLKLQLEMVAVSEADQTKHAELVNGELQSLKKNLAETLSLVDNMKNELKGCKEAEAQAQAQVSQTLLQLESARRTVGTLSSDGMKAMEAYNSVASELDQSKARVNSLEEIVAKLKADLNNVSSNNDLEREFGEKQESMGPNEIEAELYTLKSEVKRLKSTLETAETKYHEEQIQSTVQIRSAHELVEQMRSASSQRECELEDELEKTKAGVEALKAHLMDKETELQCISEENEGLNLKLQKSLSCQREYELEKELKELKKHVADLKAHLMDKETELQSISEENEMLRVKVNKSEMDKSKANEEVVAEVEAARCAEREALMKLGIVMEEADKSSKKVARVTEQLEAAQAAGAELEAELRRLKVQSDQWRKAAEAAAAILSSGNGKVMERTVSMDSNYHVPGKLGSPYSEDMDDDMLKKKNGNMLKKIGVFWKKPQK; from the exons ATGCAAACCCCAAAAGCAAG AAATGGTGCCTCTGAAGTACCTCAACGGGTATCCCCCACTCAAAGGGTAACTCCGCCTCCAAGGGTATCCCCAACTCAAAAGGTATCCCCTACTCAAAAGGACTCTCCTCGAGTAGTGCGCCGCCAACTTAAGCCAACTGCATTGGAGACTGATCCTGCATCTACTTCAAGTCAAGCTAGACGACTATCTAAAGACAGAAGCCCAAAAGTCAATGAGAGGCGGTCACCCAGAAGTCCATTGCCTGAG AAGAAAGGCTCAAGTAGAGTATCTGAATTGGAATCTCAGATTTCTCAACTCCAGGAGGACTTGAAAAAAGCAAACAACGAGCTTCAGTCTTCCGAGTCATGCAAGAAACAAGCTCAGCAAGATGCCGAGGAATCAAAGAAGCAATTACTCGCCTTGTCATCAAAGCTCGAAGAATCTCAGCAGATTCCTGATCTTTGTATTTCTGAGGAAGCTCGTGTAATCAAGCTTCAAAAGATTTCACAAGAAAGAGAGCAAGCATGGCAGTCAGAGCTTGAGGCTGTCCAGAAACAGCACTCAGTTGATGCAGTTGCCTTGGCatctgccattgatgagattgaGAGGCTTAAACTGCAGCTTGAAATGGTAGCTGTATCTGAGGCTGATCAGACAAAGCATGCAGAATTAGTCAATGGAGAGCTCCAAAGCTTGAAAAAAAACTTGGCAGAAACTCTTTCACTTGTAGACAACATGAAAAACGAATTGAAGGGCTGTAAGGAAGCCGAAGCTCAAGCACAGGCACAGGTTAGTCAAACCCTGCTGCAGCTGGAATCTGCAAGAAGAACAGTGGGGACGCTCAGTTCAGATGGCATGAAAGCCATGGAAGCTTACAACTCAGTTGCTTCAGAATTAGATCAGTCAAAAGCACGGGTAAATTCACTAGAAGAAATTGTTGCCAAACTCAAGGCTGACCTGAATAATGTAAGCAGCAACAATGACCTTGAGCGGGAATTTGGAGAAAAGCAAGAGTCTATGGGACCAAATGAGATCGAGGCAGAGCTTTACACCTTGAAGTCTGAAGTGAAACGACTAAAATCTACTCTTGAGACTGCTGAGACCAAATACCATGAAGAACAAATTCAGAGCACTGTGCAGATAAGAAGTGCTCATGAACTGGTAGAGCAGATGAGATCTGCTTCTAGTCAGAGAGAGTGTGAACTGGAGGATGAACTGGAGAAAACCAAAGCTGGTGTTGAAGCGTTGAAGGCCCACCTAATGGATAAGGAAACTGAGTTACAATGCATTTCAGAGGAAAACGAGGGGCTGAATTTGAAGCTTCAGAAGAGCCTGTCATGCCAGAGAGAGTATGAACTGGAAAAGGAATTGAAAGAACTGAAAAAACATGTTGCAGATTTGAAGGCTCATTTGATGGATAAAGAAACAGAATTGCAGAGTATAtcagaagaaaatgaaatgctGCGAGTGAAAGTCAATAAAAGCGAAATGGACAAGAGCAAAGCGAATGAGGAGGTAGTGGCGGAAGTAGAAGCGGCAAGGTGTGCTGAGAGAGAGGCTCTCATGAAGCTTGGAATTGTGATGGAGGAGGCAGATAAGAGCAGCAAGAAGGTAGCAAGGGTGACTGAACAGCTAGAGGCGGCACAGGCAGCCGGTGCAGAATTGGAGGCGGAACTGAGAAGGCTAAAGGTGCAGTCTGACCAGTGGAGGAAAGCTGCTGAGGCAGCTGCAGCCATACTTTCCTCTGGGAACGGCAAGGTCATGGAGAGAACTGTATCCATGGACAGCAACTATCATGTTCCTGGAAAGCTTGGCTCGCCTTACTCTGAAGATATGGATGATGATAtgctgaagaagaaaaatgggaaCATGCTGAAGAAGATAGGTGTCTTTTGGAAGAAGCCACAGAAATAG
- the LOC112165295 gene encoding tetraspanin-3, whose translation MRSSNHLIGVLNFTTFLLSIPIIGGGIWLSSRANNTDCLKFLQWPLIVIGVSIMVVSLAGFAGACYRNTFLMWVYLFVMFFIIAALIGFIIFAYAVTDKGSGRALANQAYKDYYLEDYSGWLEERVAKNSYWRKIASCVRDSKVCKKMDRTVNGVPETAAMFYNRKLNSIESGCCKPPTECGYTYVNETFWTTEGGSVGTNPDCSMWNNDQQELCYSCNSCKAGVLASIRKSWRKVSVINIVVLIVLVIFYVIGCAAFRNNRRIDNDEPYGEARMTKAQPSPFQL comes from the exons atGAGGTCCAGCAACCACTTGATAGGTGTCCTCAACTTCACCACCTTCCTCCTCTCAATCCCTATCATCGGCGGTGGAATCTGGCTGAGCAGCCGAGCCAACAACACTGACTGCCTCAAGTTCCTCCAATGGCCTCTCATAGTCATAGGAGTCTCCATCATGGTCGTCTCCTTAGCCGGCTTCGCCGGAGCCTGTTACCGTAACACTTTCCTCATGTGGGTCTACCTCTTCGTCATGTTCTTCATCATAGCTGCTCTGATCGGCTTCATCATTTTCGCTTACGCCGTGACGGATAAAGGTTCCGGCAGGGCGCTTGCAAACCAGGCTTATAAGGACTACTATCTGGAGGACTACTCTGGCTGGCTGGAGGAACGCGTAGCAAAAAATAGCTACTGGAGGAAGATTGCTTCTTGTGTGAGGGACTCTAAGGTTTGCAAGAAGATGGACAGGACTGTTAATGGTGTGCCGGAGACTGCTGCCATGTTCTACAACAGAAAGCTTAATTCTATTGAG TCTGGCTGCTGCAAGCCCCCTACAGAGTGTGGCTATACCTATGTGAATGAGACGTTTTGGACCACTGAAGGAGGCTCGGTGGGAACTAATCCCGACTGTTCTATGTGGAACAATGATCAACAGGAACTCTGCTATTCCTGTAACTCTTGCAAGGCTGGTGTGCTGGCCAGCATTAGGAAGAGTTGGAGAAAGGTCTCTGTCATTAACATAGTTGTATTGATCGTCCTAGTGATCTTCTATGTGATTGGCTGTGCAGCGTTCAGAAACAATCGTCGGATTGACAATGATGAACCGTATGGTGAGGCTCGGATGACAAAGGCGCAACCTAGCCCTTTCCAACTCTAG
- the LOC112165972 gene encoding 40S ribosomal protein S23, translating into MGKTRGMGAARKLKDHRRRQRWADKSYKKSHLGNEWKKPFAGSSHAKGIVLEKIGIEAKQPNSAIRKCARVQLIKNGKKIAAFVPNDGCLNYIEENDEVLIAGFGRKGHAVGDIPGVRFKVVKVSGVSLLALFKEKKEKPRS; encoded by the exons ATGGG GAAAACACGTGGAATGGGAGCAGCTCGCAAGCTGAAGGACCACCGCAGAAGGCAAAGGTGGGCTGACAAGTCATACAAGAAGTCACATCTTGGAAATGAGTGGAAGAAGCCATTTGCTGGATCTTCCCATGCTAAGGGCATTGTTCTTGAGAAGAT TGGTATTGAGGCTAAGCAGCCTAACTCTGCCATTAGAAAGTGTGCTAGAGTCCAGCTTATCAAGAATGGGAAGAAGATTGCTGCCTTTGTGCCCAACGATGGTTGCTTGAACTACATTGAAGAGAAT GACGAGGTGTTGATTGCTGGGTTTGGACGTAAAGGTCATGCTGTTGGTGATATTCCCGGAGTTAGGTTCAAGGTTGTGAAGGTCTCTGGGGTGTCTCTCTTGGCCTTGTtcaaggagaagaaggagaagccaAGATCTTAA
- the LOC112163882 gene encoding receptor-like protein 2 — translation MAEQPNNLSPYVILFIFFISSSTVISHKPAACIKRDQDSLQSSFDMPSHLNWSSEDCCHWEGITCDMAGRITHISLPYKGLKLKGGDSFPSSPLGNLSHLTHLNLSHNSLEGSLDQTGFFSSLSRLEILDLSYNLLSGELPFSLPSSNIQMLDLSYNLLQGSIPSSFFKEAWRLTSFNVSYNFLTGSIPSSYICLHSYPLISLLDFSSNNFNGSISCGLGKCLKLQVFRAGSNSLSGLLPEDIYNATKLEEISLPQNSFHGAISERIVNLANLEILDLNSNGLSGKLPSSIGKLSKLKLLLLHSNNLEGSVPPPLMNCMNLTELNLGFNKFDGNISALNFSKLSQLTKLDFVINRFTGILPVSLYSCKSLKAIRLSQNDLQVEIQSEILSLKSLSFLSLGQCRLANITSTMKILMRCKSLVFLSVSNNFVGEEMPADLGMVDFEGFQKLRYLSLSGCEFTGQLPAWLSNLKKLQVLDLGDNRITGSIPNWLGTLPRLSYLSLGNNSISGEFPKELCTLPMLISETNAAQVDDLELIVYKWQGASYHQYRMSNLRGKSIGNSTVETRIDFGQVRIFSRKLDLGNNNLSGNIPDQISNLRNLEVLELQMNHFSGKVPPSLASLNFLNYINVSYNNLEGPIPRSTHLQRLDASSFEGNAKLCGAPLPNKCLPIKGNDADNGNSQDHEENGHENQIPWFHISVVLGFITGFWGVCGSLVLKEKWRYGYFKFVDRVQERILLCRAKLQSRLRS, via the coding sequence ATGGCAGAGCAGCCTAATAATCTATCTCCCTATGTCATCCTCTTCATCTTTTTTATCTCATCATCAACTGTCATTTCTCACAAACCAGCCGCATGCATCAAAAGGGATCAAGACTCTCTTCAGTCCTCTTTTGATATGCCTTCTCATTTGAATTGGTCTTCTGAGGATTGCTGTCACTGGGAGGGCATTACTTGCGATATGGCTGGTCGGATCACACATATATCGTTGCCCTACAAAGGCCTCAAACTCAAAGGGGGTGATTCTTTTCCCTCTTCTCCACTTGGAAATCTTTCGCATCTCACCCACCTCAATTTGTCCCACAATTCACTTGAAGGTTCACTTGATCAAACTGGATTCTTCTCATCTTTGAGTCGTCTTGAGATCCTAGATTTGAGCTACAACCTTCTTTCTGGAGAATTACCATTTTCTCTACCATCCAGTAATATCCAAATGCTTGATTTGAGCTACAACCTTCTTCAAGGTTCAATTCCTTCTTCATTCTTCAAAGAAGCATGGCGTTTGACTAGTTTTAATGTCAGTTACAATTTCTTGACTGGATCTATACCATCCTCTTATATTTGTCTTCATTCTTATCCCTTGATTAGCCTGTTGGATTTTTCCTCCAATAATTTCAATGGTAGCATTTCTTGTGGGTTAGGGAAGTGTTTGAAACTGCAGGTGTTTCGTGCTGGTAGCAATAGCCTCTCAGGATTACTTCCAGAAGATATCTACAATGCTACAAAACTTGAGGAAATTTCATTACCTCAGAATTCATTTCATGGAGCTATTAGTGAAAGAATTGTTAACCTCGCCAATCTCGAAATCCTCGACTTAAACTCGAATGGATTGAGTGGCAAGCTACCTTCAAGTATTGGTAAGCTCTCCAAATTGAAACTCTTGCTGCTTCATTCCAACAACCTAGAAGGTTCTGTGCCCCCACCTTTGATGAATTGCATGAACCTTACAGAACTGAATCTGGGATTCAACAAATTTGACGGAAATATCTCTGCACTTAACTTCTCCAAACTTAGTCAACTAACTAAACTTGACTTTGTGATTAATCGCTTCACTGGCATCCTTCCAGTAAGCCTTTACTCATGTAAGTCCTTGAAAGCAATTCGACTAAGCCAAAACGATTTACAAGTAGAAATACAATCAGAGATTCTATCATTGAAGTCATTGTCCTTCCTCTCTCTGGGTCAGTGTCGACTGGCCAATATCACAAGCACAATGAAGATATTGATGCGTTGCAAAAGTCTTGTATTCCTATCTGTTTCTAATAATTTTGTAGGCGAGGAAATGCCAGCTGATCTTGGCATGGTTGATTTTGAAGGATTCCAAAAACTTCGATATCTGAGTTTAAGTGGATGTGAGTTCACGGGTCAATTACCTGCATGGTTATCTAACCTCAAGAAGCTACAGGTCTTGGATCTTGGAGATAATAGAATCACAGGGTCAATTCCTAATTGGTTGGGGACTCTTCCAAGGCTATCTTATCTAAGTTTGGGTAATAATTCAATTTCGGGTGAATTTCCGAAGGAACTTTGTACACTACCAATGTTGATATCTGAAACAAATGCAGCTCAAGTAGATGATCTTGAATTGATTGTCTACAAATGGCAAGGTGCATCGTATCATCAATACAGAATGTCTAATCTGCGAGGGAAAAGTATAGGCAATAGTACCGTCGAGACGCGTATTGATTTTGGCCAAGTACGGATCTTTTCCCGGAAATTGGATCTTGGCAACAATAACTTATCCGGGAATATTCCAGACCAAATATCTAACCTCAGGAATTTGGAGGTATTGGAACTTCAAATGAACCATTTTTCTGGAAAAGTCCCACCATCACTGGCAAGCCTTAATTTCTTGAATTACATTAATGTCTCATACAATAATCTTGAAGGACCAATACCAAGAAGCACCCACCTTCAAAGACTCGATGCTTCATCATTTGAGGGGAATGCAAAACTTTGTGGTGCTCCGCTTCCAAATAAGTGCTTACCAATCAAAGGCAATGATGCAGACAATGGAAACAGCCAAGACCATGAGGAGAATGGGCATGAAAATCAAATACCATGGTTCCATATTTCCGTGGTTCTTGGGTTCATCACAGGATTTTGGGGAGTCTGTGGGTCTTTAGTGCTTAAGGAGAAGTGGAGGTATGGATACTTCAAATTTGTAGATAGGGTTCAAGAGAGGATACTTCTGTGTAGGGCCAAGTTGCAGAGTAGGCTTAGAAGCTAA